The proteins below are encoded in one region of Limnochorda pilosa:
- a CDS encoding Uma2 family endonuclease — MARRSPSATSDRTDGPSVSAGRSGGCRKAARSAAAAGSLRTPNPIPRGVPRRSPAPAGPLFAGALERRPLPGGRSLRPPGSARSARTRLRPPRLRRVREPPGAYHGSVLTDLTVALARFVREQDSGVLLTGDPGFVLQERPLLLRGPDLAFIRKERIPPDGVPDTFWRGAPDLAVEVFSPSDTLCALLGRAREYLEAGAQASGWWTPGARRCTWSAPAGC, encoded by the coding sequence GTGGCCCGAAGGAGTCCATCTGCCACGAGCGACCGCACGGACGGACCTAGTGTGTCAGCCGGTCGCTCTGGGGGCTGCCGGAAGGCAGCCCGGTCAGCCGCAGCGGCAGGATCGCTGCGGACACCTAACCCGATCCCCCGAGGCGTGCCCCGCAGGTCCCCAGCCCCTGCGGGGCCTCTTTTCGCGGGCGCGCTGGAGCGCAGGCCCCTGCCCGGCGGGCGCTCGCTTCGCCCTCCAGGCTCCGCTCGCTCTGCACGGACCCGGCTCCGCCCTCCCCGGCTCCGCCGGGTCCGTGAGCCGCCGGGCGCGTACCATGGAAGCGTGCTGACGGACCTGACGGTGGCGCTGGCGCGCTTCGTTCGGGAGCAGGATTCGGGGGTGCTCCTGACCGGCGACCCCGGGTTCGTTCTGCAGGAGCGGCCTCTGCTCCTGCGCGGTCCCGACCTGGCCTTCATCCGGAAGGAGCGCATCCCCCCGGATGGAGTGCCCGACACGTTCTGGCGCGGCGCCCCCGACCTAGCCGTGGAGGTCTTCTCGCCGAGCGACACCCTGTGCGCCCTGCTCGGCCGGGCCCGGGAGTATCTTGAAGCGGGGGCGCAGGCGTCTGGCTGGTGGACCCCCGGCGCCAGGCGGTGCACGTGGTCCGCCCCGGCGGGTTGCTGA
- the uvrB gene encoding excinuclease ABC subunit UvrB, with the protein MRSAEAKRLPEEVGGVPEVPARSVTGETKPFRVVSDFEPAGDQPKAIAQLVEGLTAGERFQTLLGVTGSGKTYTMAKVIEAVQRPTLVLAHNKTLAAQLTSEFRSFFPDNAVHYFVSYYDYYQPEAYVPQSDTYIEKDASINDEIDRLRHAATSALFERRDVVIVASVSCIYGLGSPEDYVGMTLSLRHGDFRDRDLILRKLVGIQYERNDIGFKRGTFRVRGDVIEIIPAYHENVLRIEFFGDEVDRILEVDPVTGEILGERETLVIYPASHYVTPEEKMKKAVVAIEQELEERLAYLRGEGKLLEAERLEQRTRYDLEMLREVGYCNGIENYSRHLAGRRPGEPPACLLDYFPGDFLMFIDESHQTVPQVGGMYHGDMSRKQTLVEYGFRLPSALDNRPLRFEEFERHYNQVIFVSATPGPYERRMSSRTVEQIIRPTGLVDPEVVVRPVKGQIDDLIHEIRGVTERGERVLVTTLTKKMSEDLTDYLQEMSIRVRYLHSEIAALERIEILRDLRLGKFDVLVGINLLREGLDLPEVSLVAILDADKEGFLRSETSLIQTIGRAARNVNGRVILYADQVTDSMRAALDETRRRRELQLEYNREHGIAPETIRKKIRDIVQDARAQEAAQEAEKAERVRRRAQAMRPEELARQIQELEEQMYDAAKQLEFERAAELRDEVKELRDVLTGLGQMRAAAFS; encoded by the coding sequence ATGCGTTCGGCGGAGGCGAAGAGGTTGCCGGAAGAGGTGGGAGGGGTCCCGGAGGTCCCCGCCCGCTCGGTGACGGGGGAGACCAAGCCCTTTCGCGTGGTCTCCGACTTCGAGCCCGCGGGCGACCAGCCCAAGGCCATCGCCCAGCTCGTGGAGGGTCTGACGGCTGGCGAGCGGTTCCAGACGCTCCTGGGCGTCACCGGGTCCGGCAAGACCTACACCATGGCCAAGGTGATCGAGGCTGTCCAGCGGCCCACCCTGGTGCTGGCCCACAACAAGACGCTCGCGGCCCAGCTCACCTCCGAGTTCCGGAGCTTCTTCCCCGACAACGCCGTCCACTACTTCGTGAGCTACTACGACTACTACCAGCCCGAGGCGTACGTGCCCCAGAGCGACACCTACATCGAAAAGGACGCCTCGATCAACGACGAGATCGACCGCCTCCGCCACGCGGCCACCAGCGCCCTCTTCGAGCGGCGGGACGTGGTCATCGTCGCGAGCGTCTCGTGCATCTACGGCCTGGGCTCCCCCGAGGACTACGTGGGGATGACCCTCTCCCTGCGCCACGGCGACTTCCGCGACCGCGACCTGATCCTCCGCAAGCTGGTGGGGATCCAGTACGAGCGGAACGACATCGGCTTCAAGCGGGGCACCTTCCGGGTGCGGGGCGACGTGATCGAGATCATCCCCGCCTACCACGAGAACGTGCTGCGCATCGAATTCTTCGGGGACGAGGTGGACCGGATCCTGGAGGTGGACCCGGTCACCGGCGAGATCCTGGGCGAGAGGGAGACCCTGGTGATCTACCCGGCCAGCCACTACGTGACGCCCGAGGAAAAGATGAAGAAGGCCGTGGTGGCCATCGAGCAGGAGCTGGAGGAGCGTCTGGCTTACCTGCGCGGGGAGGGGAAGCTGCTGGAGGCCGAGCGGCTCGAGCAGCGGACCCGCTACGACCTGGAGATGCTCCGGGAGGTCGGGTACTGCAACGGCATCGAGAACTACTCCCGGCACCTGGCGGGCCGCCGGCCGGGTGAGCCGCCCGCCTGCCTCCTGGACTACTTTCCCGGCGACTTCCTCATGTTCATCGACGAGTCGCACCAGACCGTCCCCCAGGTGGGCGGCATGTACCACGGCGACATGTCCCGCAAGCAGACCCTGGTGGAGTACGGCTTCCGGCTACCCTCGGCCCTGGACAACCGACCGCTCCGCTTCGAGGAGTTCGAGCGTCACTACAACCAGGTGATCTTCGTCTCGGCCACCCCGGGCCCCTACGAGCGGCGGATGTCGAGCCGGACCGTGGAGCAGATCATCCGGCCCACGGGTCTGGTGGACCCGGAGGTGGTGGTCCGCCCCGTGAAGGGCCAGATCGACGACCTGATCCATGAGATCCGCGGGGTGACCGAGCGGGGCGAGCGGGTGCTGGTGACGACCCTCACCAAGAAGATGTCCGAGGACCTCACCGACTACCTCCAGGAGATGTCCATCCGGGTCCGCTACCTCCACTCGGAGATCGCCGCCCTGGAGCGGATCGAGATCCTGCGGGACCTGCGGCTGGGCAAGTTCGACGTGCTGGTGGGCATCAACCTCCTGCGGGAGGGCCTCGACCTGCCCGAGGTCTCGCTGGTGGCCATCCTGGATGCCGACAAGGAAGGCTTCCTCCGCTCGGAGACGTCGCTCATCCAGACTATCGGGCGGGCCGCCCGGAACGTCAACGGCCGCGTGATCCTCTACGCCGACCAGGTGACCGACTCGATGCGGGCCGCCCTCGACGAGACCCGCCGGCGCCGGGAGCTGCAGCTCGAGTACAACCGGGAGCACGGGATCGCGCCGGAGACCATCCGGAAGAAGATCCGCGACATCGTCCAGGACGCCCGGGCCCAGGAGGCCGCGCAGGAGGCGGAGAAGGCCGAACGGGTGCGACGGCGGGCCCAGGCCATGCGCCCCGAGGAGCTGGCCCGCCAGATCCAGGAGCTGGAGGAACAGATGTACGACGCGGCGAAACAGCTGGAGTTCGAGCGGGCCGCGGAGCTGCGGGACGAGGTGAAGGAGCTCCGGGACGTCCTCACGGGGCTCGGGCAGATGCGGGCGGCGGCATTCAGCTAG
- a CDS encoding sensor histidine kinase: protein MSYPESDPLRLRPLQGRKWLLGWARAGSGRRRKTADRPGGRSTREWLLGAFLILSVLAALGYGFFSWSRMAQQLDVQGRTRAQLLMSEFQRAYREQAKTPQDTLRGIRNQLLADRMALGDVLYAQIVENQKLMGERVRVEGLVIGLVRPMPGAQQVREVRDRSGLHYLDVVQGFPGEPGTYLRIGYSLAASDQALAEQRQLLTLLGAAFILLSAGLALLLHRRLIGPLTLLAGQVRRFGQGQIPELPEGRPLPGEVGLLAREFRVMSRTIRARNEELQRVNRELAQASQVKSEFLAMSGHELKTPLHSILGHTQLLLEGVDGPITPDQGRDLTEIRRSGQHLLELIENILHFSKNGTSEQMEPVRLELGPLVARCAETMNPDVRRKQLNLHLDLAPEVHVVADETKLRQVVLNLLSNAVKFTPEGGDIWVRVRPLEDRVRVEVDDSGPGVRPEEMSRIFEPFQQGTAARREATAGLGLGLAVARRYVEMHQGEMGVERLPSGSRFHFTLPTQSFRR from the coding sequence GTGAGTTATCCGGAAAGCGATCCTCTCCGGCTCCGGCCGCTCCAGGGCCGCAAGTGGCTCCTGGGGTGGGCGCGCGCCGGATCGGGCAGGCGGCGCAAGACGGCCGATCGGCCCGGGGGCCGGTCCACCCGCGAGTGGCTGCTCGGCGCGTTCCTGATCCTCTCCGTCCTTGCGGCCTTGGGCTACGGGTTCTTCTCCTGGTCGCGCATGGCCCAGCAGCTCGACGTGCAGGGGCGGACCCGGGCCCAGCTCCTCATGTCCGAATTCCAGCGCGCATACCGCGAACAGGCCAAGACGCCCCAGGATACTCTACGCGGCATCCGCAACCAGCTCCTGGCGGACCGCATGGCCTTGGGCGACGTGCTCTACGCACAGATCGTGGAGAACCAGAAGCTCATGGGCGAGCGTGTGCGGGTGGAGGGCCTGGTCATCGGCCTGGTGCGCCCCATGCCCGGGGCGCAGCAGGTGCGGGAGGTGCGGGACCGCTCGGGGCTCCACTACCTGGACGTGGTCCAGGGCTTCCCCGGCGAACCGGGCACCTACCTGCGGATCGGCTACTCCCTGGCGGCCTCGGACCAGGCCCTGGCGGAGCAGCGCCAGCTCCTCACCCTGCTGGGTGCGGCCTTCATCCTGCTGAGCGCCGGCCTGGCCCTGCTCCTCCACCGCCGCCTCATCGGCCCCCTCACCCTCCTGGCCGGCCAGGTGCGCCGGTTCGGGCAGGGCCAGATCCCCGAGCTGCCCGAAGGGCGCCCCCTGCCCGGCGAGGTGGGCCTGCTGGCCCGCGAGTTCCGGGTGATGTCCCGCACCATCCGGGCCCGCAACGAGGAGCTCCAGCGGGTGAACCGGGAGCTGGCCCAGGCGAGCCAGGTGAAGTCCGAGTTCCTGGCCATGAGCGGCCACGAGCTGAAGACGCCGCTCCACTCGATCCTGGGGCACACCCAGCTCCTCCTGGAGGGGGTGGACGGGCCCATTACCCCGGACCAGGGCCGCGACCTCACCGAGATCCGCCGATCGGGCCAGCACCTGCTGGAGCTCATCGAGAACATCCTCCACTTCTCCAAGAACGGCACGTCGGAGCAGATGGAACCCGTGCGCCTGGAGCTGGGGCCCCTGGTGGCCCGCTGCGCCGAGACCATGAACCCCGACGTGCGCCGCAAGCAGCTGAACCTCCACCTGGACCTGGCCCCCGAGGTCCACGTGGTGGCCGACGAGACCAAGCTCCGGCAGGTGGTTCTCAACCTGCTCAGCAACGCCGTGAAGTTCACGCCCGAGGGCGGCGACATCTGGGTACGGGTGCGGCCTCTGGAGGACCGGGTGCGGGTGGAAGTGGACGACTCGGGCCCCGGCGTCCGGCCTGAGGAGATGTCCCGGATCTTCGAGCCTTTCCAGCAGGGCACCGCCGCCCGGCGGGAGGCGACGGCCGGCCTGGGGCTGGGCCTCGCCGTGGCCCGCCGCTACGTGGAGATGCACCAGGGCGAGATGGGCGTGGAACGCCTTCCCTCGGGGAGCCGCTTCCACTTCACCCTGCCCACCCAATCCTTCCGGAGGTGA
- the uvrA gene encoding excinuclease ABC subunit UvrA produces MSQEKIVIRGARQHNLKSIDLEIPRNRLVVLTGPSGSGKSSLAFDTIYAEGQRRYVESLSAYARQFLGQMDKPDVDFIEGLSPAISIDQKTTSHNPRSTVGTVTEIYDYLRLLYARIGQPHCPNCGIPIAQQTVEQIVDRLLQYPEGTRMQILAPLVRGRKGEYRKLLEDVRKEGFVRVRVDGEVKSLDEPIDLEKQKKHTLEVVVDRIAVREGIASRVADSVQTALGRGEGIVVVEVQGGEGAAEELLFSEKYACPQCGFSFGELAPRMFSFNSPYGACPSCDGLGVRMEVDPELLLDRRRSVNSGGILPWANSHSRWLWGVLRAVCAKIGLDPDAPLSQATPEQIDVLLRGTHGEPVSFTYRNQSGRSRVYETPYEGVVPWLDRKHREASSDWGRSEIEQYMSSRLCPECQGGRLRRESLAVRVGGRNLVEVTSLSVREALRFFEGLRLSEREELIARQVLKEIRARLGFLVNVGLDYLTLDRTTGTLSGGEAQRIRLATQIGSQLVGVLYILDEPSIGLHQRDNRKLLGTLKGLRDLGNTVIVVEHDEETIREADHVVDIGPGAGKHGGEVVAAGTPGEVAANPRSITGQYLSGRLEIPVPRIRRGGPARDGAGKGERPTLWVRGAREHNLKGVDVAFPLGLFICVTGVSGSGKSTLVNEILYQQLARDLNGANVRAGRHDAIEGAEYLEKAIQIDQSPIGRTPRSNPATYTGAFTGIRELFSRTPEARARGYLPGRFSFNVKGGRCEACQGDGIIKIEMHFLPDVYVPCEVCKGRRYNRETLEVTYKGKTISDVLGMTVEEALDFFGIIPGIEPKLRTLNDVGLGYIELGQPATQLSGGEAQRVKLATELARRSRGRTLYILDEPTTGLHTHDIRNLLDVLARLVDQGNTVVVIEHNLDVIKTADYLIDLGPEGGEAGGQVIATGTPEEVALNARSYTGQFLRPILERAGTLPTARSSRNGRARGRQAADGPADRVAEGSGAVVP; encoded by the coding sequence GTGAGCCAGGAGAAGATCGTCATTCGCGGCGCCCGCCAGCACAACCTGAAGTCCATCGACCTGGAGATCCCCAGGAACCGGCTGGTGGTGCTCACCGGGCCGTCAGGCTCGGGGAAGTCCTCCCTCGCCTTCGACACCATCTACGCGGAGGGGCAGCGCCGGTACGTGGAGTCGCTCTCGGCCTACGCCCGCCAGTTCCTGGGCCAGATGGACAAGCCGGACGTGGACTTCATCGAGGGGCTCTCACCGGCCATTTCGATCGACCAGAAGACCACCAGCCACAACCCCCGCTCCACGGTGGGCACCGTCACCGAGATCTACGACTACCTGCGACTGCTCTACGCCCGCATCGGGCAGCCCCACTGCCCGAACTGCGGCATCCCCATCGCCCAGCAGACGGTGGAGCAGATCGTCGACCGGCTCCTCCAGTACCCCGAGGGGACCCGGATGCAGATCCTGGCGCCGCTGGTGCGGGGCCGGAAGGGCGAGTACCGGAAGCTCCTGGAGGACGTGCGCAAGGAGGGCTTCGTGCGGGTCCGGGTGGACGGAGAGGTGAAGAGCCTCGACGAGCCCATCGACCTGGAGAAGCAGAAGAAACACACCCTCGAGGTGGTGGTGGACCGGATCGCCGTCCGGGAGGGGATCGCCTCCCGCGTGGCCGACTCGGTCCAGACGGCCCTGGGCCGTGGCGAGGGCATCGTGGTGGTGGAGGTGCAGGGCGGCGAGGGGGCCGCCGAGGAGCTGCTTTTCAGCGAGAAGTACGCCTGTCCCCAGTGCGGCTTCAGCTTCGGGGAGCTCGCGCCCCGCATGTTCTCCTTCAACAGCCCCTATGGCGCCTGCCCCAGCTGCGACGGGCTGGGCGTGCGGATGGAGGTGGACCCCGAGCTCCTCCTGGACCGCCGGCGCTCGGTGAACAGTGGGGGGATCCTTCCCTGGGCCAACAGCCACAGCCGCTGGCTGTGGGGCGTCCTGCGGGCTGTCTGCGCGAAGATCGGCCTGGACCCCGACGCGCCCCTGAGCCAGGCCACCCCCGAGCAGATCGACGTCCTTCTCCGGGGCACCCACGGGGAGCCCGTCAGCTTCACGTACCGGAACCAGTCGGGGCGGAGCCGGGTCTACGAGACGCCCTACGAGGGCGTGGTGCCCTGGCTGGACCGGAAGCACCGGGAGGCCAGCTCCGACTGGGGCCGGAGCGAGATCGAGCAGTACATGTCCAGCCGTCTCTGCCCCGAGTGCCAGGGCGGCCGCCTCCGGCGGGAAAGCCTGGCCGTGCGGGTCGGCGGCCGGAACCTGGTGGAGGTTACCTCCCTCTCGGTGCGCGAGGCGCTTCGCTTCTTCGAGGGGCTGCGGCTGAGCGAGCGGGAGGAGCTCATCGCCCGCCAGGTGCTGAAGGAGATCCGGGCCCGCCTGGGCTTCCTGGTGAACGTGGGGCTCGACTACCTCACCCTGGACCGGACCACGGGCACCCTCTCGGGCGGCGAGGCCCAGCGGATCCGCCTGGCCACCCAGATCGGATCGCAGCTGGTGGGCGTCCTCTACATCCTGGACGAACCCAGCATCGGCCTCCACCAGCGGGACAACCGCAAGCTCCTGGGAACGTTGAAGGGCCTGCGCGACCTGGGCAACACGGTGATCGTGGTGGAGCACGACGAGGAGACCATCCGCGAGGCGGACCACGTGGTCGACATCGGCCCCGGTGCCGGCAAGCACGGGGGCGAAGTGGTCGCGGCCGGAACGCCCGGGGAGGTCGCGGCCAACCCCCGGTCGATCACCGGCCAGTACCTGTCGGGCCGGCTGGAGATCCCCGTGCCCCGCATCCGGCGCGGTGGGCCGGCGAGGGATGGCGCCGGGAAGGGCGAGCGGCCCACCCTCTGGGTGCGGGGCGCCCGGGAGCACAACCTGAAGGGTGTCGACGTGGCCTTCCCCCTGGGGCTCTTCATCTGCGTGACGGGCGTCTCCGGCTCGGGCAAGAGCACCCTTGTGAACGAGATCCTCTACCAGCAGCTCGCCCGGGACCTGAACGGCGCCAACGTCCGGGCGGGCCGGCACGACGCCATCGAGGGCGCCGAGTACCTGGAGAAGGCGATCCAGATCGACCAGTCGCCCATCGGCCGCACGCCCCGGTCCAACCCGGCCACCTACACGGGCGCCTTCACGGGGATCCGCGAGCTCTTCTCCCGCACCCCTGAGGCCCGGGCCCGGGGCTACCTGCCCGGCCGCTTCAGCTTCAACGTGAAGGGCGGGCGCTGCGAGGCCTGCCAGGGCGACGGCATCATCAAGATCGAGATGCACTTCCTGCCCGACGTCTACGTGCCGTGCGAGGTCTGCAAGGGGCGGCGCTACAACCGGGAGACCCTGGAGGTCACCTACAAGGGGAAGACCATCTCCGACGTCCTGGGGATGACGGTGGAGGAGGCGCTGGACTTCTTCGGCATCATCCCCGGCATCGAGCCCAAGCTCCGCACCCTGAACGACGTGGGCCTGGGCTACATCGAGCTGGGCCAGCCGGCCACCCAGCTCTCGGGCGGCGAGGCGCAGCGCGTGAAGCTGGCCACCGAGCTGGCCCGCCGCAGCCGGGGACGCACCCTGTACATCCTGGACGAGCCCACCACCGGCCTCCACACCCACGACATCCGCAACCTCCTGGACGTGCTCGCCCGGCTGGTGGACCAGGGAAACACGGTGGTCGTCATCGAGCACAACCTGGACGTGATCAAGACCGCGGACTACCTCATCGACCTGGGCCCCGAGGGCGGCGAGGCGGGCGGCCAGGTGATCGCCACCGGTACCCCCGAGGAGGTGGCCCTCAACGCCCGCTCGTACACGGGCCAGTTCCTCCGTCCCATCCTGGAGCGGGCGGGGACCCTTCCCACGGCCCGATCCTCCAGGAACGGCCGCGCGCGCGGGCGGCAAGCCGCGGACGGCCCCGCCGACCGGGTGGCCGAAGGCTCGGGCGCCGTGGTACCATAG
- a CDS encoding response regulator transcription factor encodes MEARLLIVEDDAASRSLLQRYLTAKGHTVEVAPDGRQALERYVAFEPDLVLLDCMLPERDGWEVLQELRRLGQTPVIMVTVRDSTSDKVKGLSLGADDYVTKPFDLQEIAARIEAVLRRTGASGEHVYRCGDIVVDDERKLVEVAGRKVELSPKEYELLTLLISRPGRVFSSEEILNRIWPGKPYTSGEDAKKYIHFLRNKLEEDPEHPTRILTIRGFGYKLAEAAAQEEAPA; translated from the coding sequence ATGGAAGCACGCCTGCTCATCGTAGAAGACGACGCCGCCTCCCGGAGCCTGCTGCAGCGATACCTCACCGCCAAGGGACACACGGTGGAGGTGGCTCCTGACGGGCGCCAAGCCCTGGAGAGGTACGTCGCGTTCGAGCCCGACCTGGTCCTGCTGGACTGCATGCTGCCCGAGCGGGACGGCTGGGAGGTGCTCCAGGAGCTGAGGCGCCTGGGCCAGACGCCGGTCATCATGGTGACCGTGCGCGACAGCACGTCGGACAAGGTCAAGGGCCTCAGCCTCGGCGCCGACGACTACGTCACCAAGCCCTTCGACCTCCAGGAGATCGCGGCCCGCATCGAGGCCGTGCTGCGGCGGACGGGGGCCAGCGGCGAGCACGTCTACCGCTGCGGCGACATCGTGGTGGACGACGAGCGGAAGCTGGTCGAGGTGGCGGGGCGGAAGGTGGAGCTTTCGCCCAAGGAGTACGAGCTGCTCACCCTGCTCATCTCCCGCCCTGGGAGGGTCTTCTCCAGCGAGGAGATCCTCAACCGCATCTGGCCGGGCAAGCCGTACACGTCGGGCGAGGACGCCAAGAAGTACATCCACTTCCTGCGGAACAAGCTGGAGGAGGACCCGGAGCACCCCACCCGCATCCTCACCATCCGGGGCTTCGGGTACAAGCTGGCGGAGGCCGCCGCGCAGGAAGAGGCGCCCGCCTGA
- a CDS encoding S41 family peptidase: MQGFFRGRRGLVVLLVGLVLASGAGWFVERQVRAQDGGDSLRNLVEVIALVRTQYVEPVSTFDLIAGFTETGTINGMLAKALEDPYSRYMDPRAYEQTQIDIGRSYGGLGIYVGMKDDRLTVIAPMPGTPAQKAGLHAGDRIVGVDGQSTELMSQDEAVSLMRGAPGSTVVLEIERGGGEGTAPTRLTFRITREAIEVPSVTKAILLDRTDAPVVGGHRVGYLQLSSFSERTPEEMRRALDRLEAAGVDGLVLDLRNNPGGLLNVAIDVANMFLPGGPIVHVVDRSHRRQTYSAQAAGTYPPMPMVVLVNGFSASASEILSGALQDRGVATLVGTTTFGKGLVQTVIPLSGGAALSLTTARYQTAGGRFIHEKGIEPDVASPVDEETQAKINQWLAESELHADDPQLQEALQVLVGLVEGAGKKAA, from the coding sequence GTGCAGGGGTTCTTTCGGGGGCGGCGGGGTCTCGTCGTCCTGCTGGTGGGATTGGTCCTGGCGTCAGGGGCGGGGTGGTTCGTCGAGCGCCAGGTGCGGGCCCAGGACGGCGGGGACTCGCTCCGCAACCTGGTCGAGGTGATCGCCCTGGTCCGGACGCAGTACGTCGAGCCCGTGAGCACCTTCGACCTCATCGCCGGGTTCACCGAAACAGGCACCATCAACGGCATGCTGGCCAAGGCCCTCGAGGACCCCTACTCTCGCTACATGGACCCGCGCGCGTACGAGCAGACCCAGATCGACATCGGCCGCTCGTACGGCGGCCTTGGCATCTACGTGGGCATGAAGGACGACCGCCTGACGGTGATCGCCCCCATGCCCGGCACCCCGGCCCAGAAGGCCGGCCTCCACGCGGGCGACCGGATCGTCGGCGTCGACGGCCAGTCCACCGAGCTCATGTCCCAGGACGAGGCCGTCAGCCTCATGCGGGGCGCGCCGGGTTCCACGGTGGTCCTGGAGATCGAGCGCGGCGGTGGGGAGGGGACGGCGCCCACCCGGCTCACCTTCCGCATCACCCGGGAGGCGATCGAGGTGCCGAGCGTCACCAAGGCCATCCTGCTGGACCGCACCGACGCCCCGGTCGTGGGCGGCCACCGGGTGGGCTACCTACAGCTCAGCTCCTTCAGCGAGCGCACGCCCGAGGAGATGCGCCGGGCCCTGGACCGCCTGGAGGCCGCGGGGGTCGACGGGCTCGTGCTGGACCTGCGCAACAACCCCGGTGGGCTGCTGAACGTGGCCATCGACGTGGCCAACATGTTCCTCCCGGGCGGGCCCATCGTGCACGTGGTGGACCGCAGCCACCGGCGCCAGACCTACTCGGCCCAGGCCGCCGGCACCTACCCGCCCATGCCCATGGTGGTGCTGGTGAACGGCTTCAGCGCCAGCGCGAGCGAGATCCTCTCGGGGGCGCTCCAGGATCGGGGCGTTGCCACCCTGGTGGGCACCACCACCTTCGGCAAGGGCCTGGTACAGACGGTGATCCCCCTCTCGGGCGGCGCCGCCCTCTCGCTCACCACCGCCCGGTACCAGACGGCGGGTGGGCGCTTCATCCACGAGAAGGGCATCGAGCCCGACGTTGCCTCGCCCGTCGACGAGGAGACCCAGGCGAAGATCAACCAATGGCTGGCCGAGTCCGAGCTCCACGCGGACGACCCCCAGCTTCAAGAGGCTCTCCAGGTCCTCGTGGGCCTCGTCGAAGGCGCCGGCAAGAAGGCCGCGTAA